A region from the Synergistales bacterium genome encodes:
- the hemB gene encoding porphobilinogen synthase, producing MQRGRYPELRMRRLRQNRPLADAVRETTLEARNMALPLFVIPGRGRSVPVPSLHGVDQRSPDMLAEVIDEALAAGIRSFLFFGIPSYKDEMGGSAAAMDEPVQQGLQQLKERYGSDISLITDVCMCEYTSHGHCGIMRDDGSVDNDATLPHLAEIACSHVRAGADIVAPSAMMDGQVQAIRAGLDDAGFGETPIMSYSTKFHSAFYGPFRDAAESAPSSGDRRAYQMPVTNSREALRESLLDEQEGADILMVKPSLLYMDVLARLREATLLPLACYLVSGEYMMLRHAMAAGALDETRGLLESHFALRRAGADMIISYAAVDVARLLRQYH from the coding sequence ATGCAACGAGGAAGATACCCGGAGCTGCGGATGCGGCGGCTGCGGCAGAACAGGCCTCTCGCCGATGCGGTGCGGGAGACCACGCTGGAAGCGAGGAACATGGCGCTCCCCCTCTTTGTGATTCCCGGACGGGGCCGCAGCGTCCCCGTGCCGTCCCTCCACGGAGTGGACCAGCGGTCACCTGACATGCTCGCCGAGGTCATCGACGAGGCGCTGGCAGCAGGCATCCGTTCCTTCCTGTTCTTCGGGATCCCCAGCTACAAGGATGAAATGGGCGGCAGCGCGGCCGCCATGGATGAACCAGTCCAGCAGGGACTGCAGCAGCTTAAGGAGAGATACGGCAGCGACATCTCGCTCATCACGGATGTCTGCATGTGCGAATACACCTCCCACGGCCACTGCGGGATCATGCGCGACGACGGCAGCGTCGACAACGACGCCACGCTGCCCCATCTGGCGGAGATCGCCTGCAGCCACGTCCGCGCCGGTGCCGATATCGTGGCGCCTTCAGCCATGATGGACGGGCAGGTGCAGGCGATACGAGCCGGTCTGGACGACGCCGGCTTCGGTGAGACGCCGATCATGAGCTACAGCACCAAGTTCCACTCCGCCTTCTACGGCCCCTTTCGGGACGCCGCGGAGAGTGCTCCCTCCTCGGGGGACAGGCGGGCCTACCAGATGCCTGTTACCAACAGCCGGGAGGCGCTGCGGGAGTCCCTTCTGGACGAACAGGAAGGGGCCGACATTCTGATGGTCAAGCCCTCCCTGCTCTATATGGACGTGCTCGCCCGGCTCCGGGAGGCCACGCTGCTCCCGCTTGCCTGCTACCTGGTGAGCGGCGAGTACATGATGCTCCGCCACGCCATGGCTGCAGGGGCCCTGGACGAAACCAGGGGGCTTCTGGAGAGCCACTTCGCGCTGCGCCGGGCTGGTGCCGACATGATCATCAGCTACGCCGCCGTCGATGTGGCGCGGCTGCTGCGGCAGTACCACTGA
- the hemC gene encoding hydroxymethylbilane synthase: protein MILLTRASSLALAQAARAQEALCRAGYSTEIATCWTEGDRDQHRALARFGGSGAFCKAIEEALLAGRGDAAVHSLKDLPSRCPRGLRLAGVLSRDASGDVLVSRDGATLATLPERALIGTSSIRRRAQLLRARPDLQITHIRGNVPTRLQKLAEGRYDGIVLARAGLDRLGCAPEHCLALPFLPAPCQGIIALETLEGGEAEHAAATVTHSPSWYAALAERRLLQRLQVGCHVPFAALGVCEEGAMTLQAEILHSEGREHYRYATSGSVDSDDDALRLGDVLAERFLENGDAMTLIREARQ, encoded by the coding sequence AGGCCGCCAGAGCACAGGAGGCGCTGTGCCGGGCGGGGTACAGCACCGAGATTGCCACCTGCTGGACAGAAGGCGACAGGGATCAGCATAGGGCGCTGGCCCGGTTCGGCGGAAGCGGCGCCTTCTGCAAGGCCATCGAGGAAGCGCTGCTGGCAGGGAGAGGGGACGCTGCCGTCCACAGCCTGAAAGATCTCCCCTCCCGCTGCCCCAGGGGCCTCCGTCTGGCGGGGGTGCTCTCCCGGGATGCCTCCGGTGATGTCCTTGTATCGAGGGACGGGGCCACCCTGGCCACGCTCCCCGAGAGGGCGCTGATCGGGACATCGAGCATCAGGCGGCGCGCCCAGCTGCTCCGGGCCCGTCCGGACCTGCAGATAACCCATATACGGGGGAATGTCCCCACCAGGCTCCAGAAACTCGCTGAAGGCCGCTACGACGGCATCGTCCTGGCCCGCGCCGGGCTGGACCGCCTGGGATGTGCGCCGGAGCACTGCCTGGCCCTTCCCTTTCTTCCGGCGCCCTGTCAGGGGATCATCGCCCTGGAGACCCTTGAGGGAGGGGAGGCGGAGCACGCCGCCGCCACAGTCACCCATAGCCCCAGCTGGTACGCCGCCCTGGCGGAGCGCAGGCTGCTGCAGCGGCTGCAGGTGGGCTGCCATGTCCCCTTCGCCGCACTTGGGGTCTGCGAAGAGGGCGCCATGACCCTCCAGGCGGAGATCCTCCACAGCGAAGGGCGGGAACACTATCGGTATGCAACCTCCGGCAGCGTGGACTCTGACGACGATGCGTTGCGGCTGGGGGACGTCCTTGCGGAGCGGTTCCTCGAGAACGGTGACGCCATGACACTTATCCGGGAGGCACGGCAATGA
- the cobA gene encoding uroporphyrinogen-III C-methyltransferase: MTVHLVGGGCARPLWLTLEARELLAAARHVVFDNLVHPDLLQLAPGDCTMHSVGKRKGRHSHSQEEINTLLVRLGETGEQVVRLKGGDPFVFGRGGEEALALQEAGVPWRYVPGITAAIGGLGSAGLPLTHRGLAGCCTMVTGHRQRGAKPDRELWRWLAAGPGTLALYMGASSWAETAEALLEEGMPKTTPCSAVTWGGWGRMARTDGSLEGMAAEPVESPSIIATGAAAGLSLRPERGPLQGLQVAVVRPYPDSWETARVLERLGADAYSMPLLYLGEIHNDDEESTLTRADWIVLSSPRGARLLTRETDPRRVGARIAVIGGGTARALQELGIRPDRVAEPPTSAGLARLLAEVVAPGERVVFFRNERGAQAPLEAVRQRRAEPRLLPAYRMNQTTPPGLVSYRKQWADNGLHAVVFGSAALVEAWMDILGALPEKTRAVGWGPVCADQIRKTFGVEPLVMEAPTLEGLVDRLAGLKHTKEAE, from the coding sequence ATGACAGTACATCTCGTAGGCGGCGGCTGTGCGCGTCCCCTCTGGCTCACCCTGGAGGCCCGGGAGCTTCTCGCCGCCGCCCGCCACGTAGTCTTCGACAACCTGGTCCACCCCGACCTGCTGCAGCTCGCCCCGGGGGACTGTACCATGCACTCCGTGGGCAAGCGGAAAGGAAGGCACTCCCACAGCCAGGAGGAGATCAACACCCTTCTGGTTCGCCTGGGAGAGACCGGTGAGCAGGTGGTGCGGCTCAAAGGCGGCGACCCCTTCGTCTTCGGGCGGGGCGGCGAGGAGGCGCTGGCCCTGCAGGAAGCCGGCGTCCCCTGGCGGTACGTTCCGGGCATCACCGCCGCCATCGGCGGGCTGGGAAGCGCCGGGCTCCCTCTCACCCACCGCGGTCTTGCCGGGTGCTGCACCATGGTGACAGGTCATAGACAGAGAGGGGCGAAGCCCGATCGGGAGCTCTGGCGGTGGCTGGCGGCGGGACCGGGAACGCTGGCACTCTACATGGGTGCCTCGTCGTGGGCGGAGACCGCGGAAGCCCTGCTCGAAGAGGGGATGCCGAAAACCACCCCCTGTTCCGCCGTCACCTGGGGCGGCTGGGGGCGGATGGCCAGGACCGACGGGAGCCTGGAAGGCATGGCGGCGGAGCCTGTGGAAAGCCCCAGTATCATCGCCACCGGTGCCGCGGCGGGGCTCTCCCTGCGTCCGGAGCGGGGGCCGCTGCAGGGACTCCAGGTGGCTGTGGTCCGCCCCTACCCCGACAGCTGGGAGACGGCCCGCGTCCTGGAGCGGCTCGGCGCGGACGCCTACAGCATGCCGCTTCTCTACCTGGGGGAGATCCACAACGATGACGAGGAGAGCACGCTCACCAGGGCGGACTGGATTGTCCTTTCCAGCCCCCGGGGGGCGCGGCTGCTGACGCGGGAGACCGACCCCAGGCGGGTGGGTGCGCGCATCGCCGTGATCGGCGGCGGCACCGCCCGGGCGTTGCAGGAGCTGGGAATTCGTCCCGACAGGGTCGCTGAACCACCCACCTCCGCTGGCCTTGCCCGCCTTCTCGCCGAAGTGGTGGCCCCCGGGGAAAGGGTGGTTTTTTTCCGCAATGAACGCGGCGCGCAGGCCCCCCTGGAGGCCGTCCGGCAGCGGCGCGCCGAGCCGAGGCTTCTGCCGGCCTACCGGATGAACCAGACCACACCGCCGGGACTGGTGTCCTACCGGAAACAGTGGGCCGACAACGGGCTCCACGCCGTGGTTTTCGGGAGCGCCGCTCTCGTGGAGGCATGGATGGACATACTGGGAGCCCTCCCTGAGAAGACCCGGGCTGTAGGATGGGGGCCGGTCTGCGCGGATCAGATCAGAAAGACCTTCGGTGTGGAGCCGCTGGTGATGGAAGCGCCCACGCTGGAGGGGCTGGTGGACAGACTGGCCGGACTGAAGCATACGAAGGAGGCTGAATGA